A part of Corynebacterium mustelae genomic DNA contains:
- a CDS encoding DUF4300 family protein — translation MFKLRRVAVIVGISVSVAVGLAACTEPSIVAETTSQRAEPAEPNATETGTDSLTPPELADVAVTNLVDEESKNEVRTALIAAGVPVESVDRFFAQVDLYNGTVAKNSLLPSGFRPYSADYALGAMSVLWDKRFPEFIGTNCRINTFLLAEDLVTINPQQSEPDSGLLFLDEDAIANAPAPLFSEEELAGFKQVFSQIETTRERDSNQHVANIQKFFRSKGISFVNPKVKIVSVFLHDTLDEKAKLFIGHVGVAVPHEEGILFVEKLAFDKPYQALKFRDYEQLNTYLRLLYDDGTELDYSQPVIFSNDEVLSIS, via the coding sequence ATGTTTAAGCTTCGTAGAGTTGCAGTAATCGTTGGCATTTCCGTGTCCGTCGCGGTGGGGTTAGCAGCGTGCACAGAGCCGTCAATTGTCGCTGAGACGACGTCGCAGCGGGCAGAACCAGCCGAACCAAATGCCACGGAAACGGGTACTGATTCGTTGACACCGCCGGAATTGGCAGATGTGGCCGTGACCAATTTGGTGGATGAGGAGAGCAAGAACGAGGTCCGCACGGCGCTTATTGCGGCCGGTGTGCCCGTCGAAAGCGTCGATAGGTTCTTTGCCCAGGTCGATTTGTATAACGGCACTGTGGCTAAGAATTCATTGCTGCCGAGCGGTTTCCGCCCGTATTCCGCCGACTACGCCCTGGGCGCAATGTCAGTGTTGTGGGATAAGCGGTTCCCGGAGTTTATCGGCACGAATTGCCGCATCAATACGTTCTTGCTTGCAGAAGATCTCGTCACCATCAATCCGCAGCAATCCGAGCCAGATAGTGGTCTTCTTTTCTTGGATGAGGATGCCATCGCCAACGCCCCTGCCCCACTGTTTTCCGAGGAAGAGCTGGCTGGTTTCAAGCAGGTTTTTAGCCAGATTGAGACTACGCGCGAACGCGATTCTAATCAGCATGTTGCGAATATCCAGAAGTTTTTCCGCAGCAAGGGAATTTCGTTTGTGAATCCGAAGGTCAAGATCGTGAGTGTTTTCTTGCACGACACGCTCGATGAAAAAGCGAAGTTATTTATCGGCCATGTTGGGGTCGCGGTACCGCATGAGGAAGGTATTTTATTCGTCGAAAAGCTCGCGTTCGACAAACCGTATCAGGCGTTGAAGTTCCGCGACTACGAGCAGCTCAACACGTATTTGCGCTTGCTTTACGACGACGGCACCGAACTCGATTACTCCCAACCCGTCATATTCAGCAACGACGAAGTACTATCCATTTCTTAA
- a CDS encoding TetR/AcrR family transcriptional regulator, which translates to MNLPPTLLTAAREEFAANGYKATSIAAIAKRAGIAVGSVYLHCNSKYGLFREVYKETNAQQRQQLLANIDWSEPKAALMTFLERINAAVHNDKILAEWFSDNPGAKIREDTECNSFFIDAAQVDEWRNKKIITPDISNDALYELLDAIRILDKQNVLSMEAMMFLIRAILNEVFPEHDK; encoded by the coding sequence ATGAATCTCCCCCCTACACTTCTTACCGCCGCCCGCGAGGAATTCGCCGCTAACGGATATAAAGCAACAAGCATCGCCGCCATCGCAAAACGGGCAGGCATTGCAGTGGGAAGCGTCTATCTACACTGTAATTCCAAATATGGGCTTTTCCGGGAGGTTTACAAAGAAACGAACGCGCAGCAACGCCAGCAACTACTAGCAAATATCGACTGGTCGGAACCCAAAGCAGCATTGATGACCTTCCTTGAACGCATCAACGCTGCCGTCCACAACGATAAAATTCTCGCGGAATGGTTCAGCGATAATCCTGGGGCAAAAATACGCGAAGATACCGAATGCAACAGCTTCTTTATCGACGCTGCACAAGTAGACGAGTGGCGCAACAAAAAGATAATCACGCCCGACATCAGCAACGATGCCCTTTACGAACTTCTCGACGCCATTCGCATCCTCGACAAACAAAACGTCCTGTCGATGGAGGCGATGATGTTTCTCATTCGAGCGATACTGAATGAGGTGTTTCCTGAGCACGACAAATAA
- a CDS encoding cytochrome b5 domain-containing protein: protein MPRTIVIGLIVALALAAVVCIAYFVLAPTQAGNVEKFDRTFSVSETTLIESRTVTREELEKADGKDGRPAYIAIDGVVYDVSSVESWAGGVHHNVLAGRDLTDEFLKSGHGVRHLQKLAVVGGLEGASEH from the coding sequence ATGCCGCGCACGATTGTTATTGGCCTCATTGTCGCTTTAGCCTTAGCGGCAGTTGTGTGCATTGCATACTTTGTGCTCGCACCGACGCAGGCGGGAAATGTCGAAAAATTTGACCGTACGTTTAGTGTGTCAGAAACAACGTTGATTGAATCGCGGACTGTTACGCGAGAAGAATTAGAAAAAGCCGATGGGAAAGATGGTCGACCCGCATACATTGCAATTGACGGCGTGGTGTACGACGTAAGTTCCGTGGAGAGCTGGGCTGGAGGGGTGCATCACAATGTGCTGGCTGGCCGGGATCTTACCGATGAATTTCTTAAATCGGGTCACGGCGTGCGGCACCTGCAGAAACTCGCCGTGGTGGGCGGTTTGGAGGGTGCGTCAGAGCACTAA
- a CDS encoding HD domain-containing protein, whose amino-acid sequence MSDRLFHAINVAAVAHDGQYRKGSAVPYFSHICGVLFVLAQLSTDEDVLVAGVLHDVIEDAPEKTSLAEIEAEFGGRVAQLVAAVTKDEALADWQDRANAYISMIENADSDVACIVLADKFHNLHSILADHAKCGERLWERFNSTKQQQQWWYAQVLQVLKSKLDPNPMLDEYERLVARLLEL is encoded by the coding sequence ATGAGTGATCGGTTGTTTCACGCTATCAACGTCGCGGCGGTTGCGCATGACGGGCAGTATCGTAAGGGGAGTGCGGTGCCATATTTCAGTCACATATGCGGGGTGTTATTTGTGTTAGCGCAGCTTAGCACCGATGAAGATGTTCTTGTGGCGGGCGTATTACACGATGTGATTGAGGATGCGCCGGAAAAAACCTCGTTAGCCGAGATTGAGGCGGAGTTTGGTGGGCGGGTGGCTCAGCTGGTTGCGGCGGTAACGAAGGACGAGGCGCTTGCTGATTGGCAGGATCGAGCCAATGCGTATATCAGCATGATCGAAAATGCTGACTCAGATGTGGCTTGTATCGTCTTAGCGGATAAGTTTCATAACCTACATTCAATTCTGGCAGATCACGCAAAGTGTGGGGAACGGCTGTGGGAGCGGTTTAATAGCACTAAACAGCAACAGCAGTGGTGGTATGCGCAGGTGTTGCAAGTACTAAAAAGCAAGCTGGACCCGAATCCGATGCTGGACGAATATGAGCGTCTGGTGGCGCGACTGCTCGAGCTTTAA
- a CDS encoding IclR family transcriptional regulator has product MRQTENEPAPSSGIKVLDRAVSILLAVAEQPRSLAELCTATELPRATAHRLATALETHQILSRTHDGKWTIGAVLTSLGSGANTSLVDAATPIMTQLMDTTGESVQLYQLAGATRVCIAAQEPATGLQNTVPVGTRLPLNAGSAAKVFLAHSSPALRDSILAQSPQFTMEDLEQVRDQGWAESISEREVGLASITAPIFDAEGLFVAALSISGPAERLRPAPSKWAPELIKATQALSALL; this is encoded by the coding sequence ATGAGACAAACCGAAAACGAACCGGCACCCTCAAGCGGGATCAAGGTCCTCGACCGAGCGGTATCAATCCTCCTCGCCGTAGCAGAACAGCCGCGCTCGCTCGCCGAGTTATGCACCGCAACCGAGCTGCCCCGTGCCACCGCACACCGGTTAGCCACCGCCTTAGAAACCCACCAAATCCTCAGCCGCACCCACGACGGGAAGTGGACAATCGGCGCCGTTTTAACCAGCCTGGGATCTGGGGCTAACACTTCGCTTGTCGACGCAGCCACGCCGATCATGACCCAATTGATGGATACTACCGGCGAATCCGTACAACTCTACCAATTAGCTGGCGCCACCCGAGTGTGTATCGCCGCCCAGGAACCTGCCACCGGTTTGCAAAACACCGTCCCGGTAGGCACCCGGCTACCGCTGAATGCGGGAAGCGCGGCGAAGGTTTTCCTAGCACATTCATCCCCTGCCCTGCGCGATAGCATTTTGGCTCAAAGTCCGCAATTCACCATGGAAGACTTGGAACAGGTACGTGACCAGGGCTGGGCTGAATCAATCTCCGAACGAGAGGTGGGATTGGCTTCCATTACCGCCCCGATTTTCGACGCTGAAGGGTTATTCGTTGCAGCCTTATCCATCTCAGGCCCAGCTGAGCGGTTACGTCCGGCACCGTCGAAATGGGCCCCGGAGCTTATTAAAGCCACGCAAGCTTTGTCTGCATTGCTTTAA
- the leuC gene encoding 3-isopropylmalate dehydratase large subunit, which yields MTSPVDTKTKLTLAEKVWRDHVVSKGNGDEPDLIFIDLQLLHEVTSPQAFDGLRLAGRTLRHPELHLATEDHNVPTEGIKQGNLLEIKDAVSRTQVETLRKNCEEFGVRLHPMGDINQGIVHQVGPQLGATQPGMTIVCGDSHTSTHGAFGAMAFGIGTSEVEHVMATQTLSLRPFKTMAINVTGELQPGVSAKDLILAIIAKIGTGGGQGHVIEYRGEAIEKLSMEARMTICNMSIEAGARAGMIAPDQTTFDYIKGREMAPQGEDWDKAVEYWKTLPTDEGAEFDTVIEIDGSALTPFVTWGTNPGQGLPLSATVPSPEDFTNDNDKLAAEKALKYMDLTPGTPLREIKIDTVFLGSCTNARMEDLRTAAEILKGRKVADSVRMMVVPSTALVKQLAEEEGLDQIFKEAGADWRSAGCSMCLGMNPDQLQPGERSASTSNRNFEGRQGPGGRTHLVSPEVAAATAVLGTLASPADLPVLVTA from the coding sequence ATGACCAGCCCCGTGGATACAAAAACAAAGCTCACGTTGGCCGAAAAAGTGTGGCGCGACCACGTAGTTTCAAAAGGCAACGGTGATGAGCCGGATCTGATCTTCATCGATCTGCAATTGCTGCACGAAGTAACCAGCCCCCAAGCATTCGACGGACTCCGGCTTGCTGGGCGCACGTTACGCCACCCAGAATTGCACCTGGCTACCGAAGATCACAATGTACCCACGGAAGGCATCAAACAGGGCAATCTTTTAGAGATTAAAGACGCGGTGTCCCGCACCCAGGTGGAGACCCTGCGCAAAAACTGCGAAGAATTCGGCGTGCGCCTGCACCCCATGGGCGACATTAACCAAGGCATCGTCCACCAAGTCGGACCGCAATTAGGCGCTACCCAACCCGGAATGACCATCGTATGCGGCGACAGCCACACCTCCACCCACGGCGCATTCGGCGCTATGGCGTTTGGTATCGGCACCTCTGAAGTGGAACACGTCATGGCGACCCAAACCCTGTCGCTTAGGCCATTTAAAACGATGGCGATCAACGTCACCGGCGAGCTGCAACCGGGTGTTTCGGCGAAAGACCTCATCTTGGCCATCATCGCGAAGATCGGCACCGGCGGCGGTCAAGGCCACGTTATTGAATACCGGGGCGAGGCTATTGAAAAGCTCAGCATGGAAGCGCGTATGACAATCTGCAATATGTCCATCGAAGCAGGTGCCCGGGCGGGCATGATCGCGCCTGATCAAACCACCTTTGACTACATCAAAGGCCGCGAAATGGCCCCGCAAGGCGAGGACTGGGATAAGGCCGTCGAATACTGGAAAACCCTGCCCACCGACGAAGGGGCAGAATTCGACACCGTCATCGAAATTGACGGTTCCGCACTGACCCCGTTTGTTACGTGGGGAACTAACCCGGGTCAAGGCTTGCCGCTTTCTGCTACCGTTCCTTCACCAGAGGACTTCACCAACGACAACGATAAGCTTGCTGCCGAAAAAGCCCTCAAATACATGGACCTCACCCCAGGTACCCCGCTGCGCGAGATCAAAATCGACACGGTGTTCCTCGGCTCCTGCACCAACGCCCGGATGGAGGATCTGCGCACCGCAGCTGAGATTCTCAAAGGCCGTAAAGTGGCCGACTCGGTGCGGATGATGGTCGTCCCGTCCACCGCGCTGGTCAAACAGCTGGCGGAAGAAGAAGGCCTCGACCAGATTTTCAAAGAGGCCGGTGCGGACTGGCGCAGCGCAGGTTGCTCCATGTGTCTTGGAATGAATCCTGACCAATTACAGCCCGGCGAACGATCCGCATCCACCTCGAACCGTAACTTTGAAGGGCGGCAAGGCCCGGGTGGCCGTACACACCTGGTTAGCCCCGAGGTCGCAGCCGCAACCGCAGTGTTAGGAACGCTAGCATCACCTGCTGATCTGCCCGTACTGGTTACCGCCTAA
- the leuD gene encoding 3-isopropylmalate dehydratase small subunit, giving the protein MEKFVTHTGVGVPLTRSNVDTDQIIPAVYLKRVTRSGFEDGLFNNWRTNEPDFVLNQDAYKNGSILVAGPDFGTGSSREHAVWALMDYGFKVVFSSRFADIFRGNSGKAGLLAALMAQEDIELLWKQMEQNPGVELTVDLENRTVTCENNVYSFDVDDYTRWRLMEGLDDIGLTLRKEDEIAAFEATRPSFEPKAL; this is encoded by the coding sequence ATGGAGAAATTTGTCACACACACTGGTGTAGGGGTTCCGCTGACCCGGTCCAATGTGGACACCGACCAGATCATTCCTGCGGTCTACCTCAAGCGTGTTACCCGCAGCGGCTTTGAGGACGGATTGTTTAATAACTGGCGCACCAATGAACCTGACTTTGTGCTCAACCAAGACGCCTATAAAAACGGCTCGATCCTGGTAGCTGGCCCTGATTTTGGTACCGGATCCTCCCGGGAACATGCCGTGTGGGCGTTGATGGATTACGGCTTTAAGGTTGTGTTTTCCTCTCGGTTCGCGGACATTTTCCGCGGTAACTCTGGCAAGGCTGGCCTGCTGGCCGCGCTGATGGCGCAGGAAGATATCGAGCTGCTGTGGAAGCAGATGGAACAAAACCCGGGCGTGGAACTCACCGTTGATCTAGAGAACCGGACCGTAACGTGTGAGAACAATGTCTATTCCTTCGATGTTGATGATTACACCCGCTGGCGGCTGATGGAGGGCCTCGACGACATCGGCCTGACCTTGCGAAAAGAAGACGAAATCGCAGCATTCGAAGCGACCCGCCCCAGCTTCGAACCCAAAGCGCTGTAA
- a CDS encoding SdpI family protein, with amino-acid sequence MFYLIAASLIVGSIAIAELGSRSREGLERNWLAGLRTPTTMASDEAFRVANQKIWELYYAMAAALFFGGVGVVVLGLLKASNDTLALFILGDSFVVLVLTAIQYVVGTKAAKSVTEKAGLGLTESNR; translated from the coding sequence ATGTTTTATCTCATCGCCGCATCCCTCATTGTCGGCAGCATCGCCATCGCCGAACTTGGTAGCAGATCCAGAGAAGGGCTGGAAAGAAACTGGTTAGCGGGTCTGCGCACACCCACCACTATGGCCAGTGATGAAGCATTTCGTGTGGCTAATCAAAAAATATGGGAACTCTACTACGCCATGGCCGCGGCATTATTCTTTGGGGGTGTTGGTGTGGTGGTGTTGGGCTTACTCAAAGCAAGCAACGATACCTTAGCGCTGTTTATCCTAGGGGATAGTTTTGTCGTGTTGGTGCTCACCGCAATCCAGTATGTGGTGGGCACCAAAGCCGCGAAATCAGTCACCGAAAAAGCGGGATTAGGTTTAACGGAATCGAACCGCTGA
- a CDS encoding LbetaH domain-containing protein encodes MVVAAHFELTDESMLSFTGELVFRIRAIRDIPERFVKAGDLGGWVSSEYTSTSELRIGPKAWVAGDAVVAGDARVLGNALVYDSACVFGSARVKGWGRVHGNAKVFDDAIVKGRARVNQAASVFGGAQIGGDALITGTAEVTDNAKVSKHAVVAGDSIVEENAKITGDSHISDSLVTESARIDGHAAIYQDSAVSGDAHIFGDARLYSTIASGSAKISGGAHHHCWITDTAHVAADLPERAVLTGKALVEKTTDCEVFQPVGILDATITVARTATGDISSSIDPDDIAELEKQGLDDLFQQQLDAATRRIKEAMLTEPAPDEPLSFELTDETKTLADGTTIYRIRAAKDIEAYNFTVPRGELGGWVSSTHTSTHIPRIAESAWLSGDAILTDEAHITAGGYVVGQADISTMLRLEESDFEKTWLKICGTTVIHGGTVYGHGTLQGRSWVGPEAVISPVGVITDAHLGSSSNHRQFGPTSLGTTFFITRGYNRGVHIMAETLGEWATETLDELLPENPIERLYTQREWAEKYGWWSCMKNTSTHKKHRIIEEYTTLRKHIIAVLKEWDL; translated from the coding sequence ATGGTGGTTGCTGCTCATTTTGAACTTACCGATGAGTCAATGCTCAGTTTCACTGGTGAACTAGTTTTCCGCATCCGAGCGATCCGCGACATCCCCGAACGATTCGTGAAAGCAGGCGACCTAGGCGGTTGGGTCAGCAGCGAGTACACGTCGACAAGCGAGCTGCGCATTGGGCCGAAAGCCTGGGTTGCGGGGGATGCAGTTGTTGCAGGTGACGCCCGAGTTTTAGGGAATGCTCTCGTGTACGATTCCGCGTGTGTTTTCGGGTCTGCGCGGGTCAAAGGGTGGGGGCGCGTGCACGGCAACGCCAAAGTTTTCGACGATGCCATAGTCAAAGGACGTGCCCGAGTAAACCAAGCCGCCAGTGTTTTTGGGGGCGCACAGATCGGCGGCGACGCCCTGATCACCGGAACCGCTGAGGTCACAGATAATGCAAAAGTATCAAAACACGCCGTGGTGGCGGGGGATAGTATAGTCGAGGAAAACGCCAAAATCACAGGAGACAGCCACATCAGCGACTCCCTTGTAACGGAAAGCGCACGCATTGATGGACACGCAGCAATATATCAAGACAGCGCCGTGTCGGGGGACGCACATATCTTTGGTGATGCACGGCTGTACTCCACCATTGCTTCCGGCTCGGCGAAAATCAGTGGCGGGGCGCACCATCACTGCTGGATCACCGATACCGCCCACGTTGCCGCAGACCTCCCCGAGAGAGCAGTGCTCACAGGAAAAGCGCTCGTAGAAAAGACGACAGACTGTGAAGTTTTTCAACCAGTAGGAATCCTCGATGCCACAATCACCGTAGCCCGCACCGCAACCGGGGACATATCGTCCTCCATAGACCCCGACGATATAGCGGAACTGGAAAAACAAGGCCTCGATGACCTCTTCCAGCAGCAACTCGATGCGGCCACGCGCCGCATTAAGGAAGCAATGCTCACCGAACCAGCCCCTGACGAGCCCCTTTCCTTCGAACTTACCGACGAGACCAAAACCCTCGCCGACGGCACCACGATCTATCGGATTAGGGCAGCTAAAGACATAGAAGCCTACAATTTCACCGTCCCCCGTGGCGAACTAGGTGGCTGGGTAAGCTCCACCCACACCAGTACCCACATACCCCGCATTGCGGAATCCGCGTGGTTGAGCGGCGACGCAATCCTCACCGACGAGGCACATATCACTGCTGGTGGATATGTGGTGGGGCAAGCCGATATCAGTACCATGCTTCGGCTTGAAGAGAGTGACTTCGAAAAAACCTGGCTGAAAATCTGCGGCACCACCGTGATCCACGGCGGCACCGTGTATGGGCACGGGACACTCCAAGGGCGTTCGTGGGTTGGGCCAGAAGCGGTTATTTCACCAGTAGGCGTTATTACTGACGCTCATCTTGGATCTAGTTCCAACCACCGTCAATTTGGGCCGACATCACTAGGAACCACGTTTTTTATTACTCGTGGGTACAACCGTGGGGTTCACATAATGGCGGAAACTTTAGGTGAATGGGCGACAGAAACACTCGACGAACTGCTGCCCGAAAACCCCATCGAGCGGCTGTATACCCAGCGTGAATGGGCAGAAAAATACGGCTGGTGGAGCTGTATGAAAAATACATCAACTCATAAGAAACACCGCATCATCGAGGAGTACACGACGTTGCGTAAGCACATCATTGCAGTGTTAAAGGAATGGGATCTTTAG
- a CDS encoding LbetaH domain-containing protein → MIKCHCELTSESIFAPNGERVYRIRATRDIPERHVRAGELGGFVSSLHTADGKLRIGLKAWVAGDAIVSGEARVVGNALVYDHAHIGGHAHITGHARVYGDARVCDHARVRGHARVSDEVVVSGKACVEGNAVIAGQADVSDNAWVGQNAVIKGTSFIYEDAVVTGDALLERSHVYGQARVAGEARLYSGSSVCDSAQVTGTASIFGTTVRDEAKITDGTIVNCWIEGRAHVEATIPDKADLSGEAQILVPEHCEVFRPVGGNDCMVTVARTVHGEAKAWVSTFETEQGWGETVEELERHLDAQGVAEPFRESLSIAKRRVLRESAEEPDEELCFELTDEKRVLDDGTTVFRIRSLCDHDLLWVSKGDLGGWVPSTHSPQGKPRISGQSWLGDDAMILGNGSITSHSLVGESACIKDQAHISRSRVVGEVVVSGDSRVEGSCIYGCGELAGQSWVNAEGTLEITGTIFDGWITSFTDHRRFGPTSTGLLVCATRQKNGKAHFTARVDGTERIGSLHELLATDDDEVQVLRRLITTVLKEWDL, encoded by the coding sequence ATGATTAAGTGCCATTGTGAGTTAACGAGCGAGTCGATTTTTGCGCCTAATGGTGAGCGGGTGTATCGGATTCGTGCTACCCGTGATATACCGGAACGCCATGTCAGGGCGGGTGAGTTGGGTGGTTTTGTTAGTTCTCTTCACACTGCTGATGGGAAACTGCGCATCGGTCTGAAGGCGTGGGTTGCCGGTGATGCCATTGTTAGTGGTGAGGCGAGGGTTGTGGGAAACGCGCTGGTCTATGATCATGCACATATCGGTGGGCACGCTCATATCACTGGGCATGCGCGGGTGTATGGGGATGCTCGTGTATGTGATCACGCGCGGGTGCGAGGGCATGCCCGTGTGAGTGATGAAGTGGTGGTTTCCGGCAAGGCGTGTGTTGAGGGGAACGCTGTTATTGCCGGTCAGGCAGATGTTTCCGATAATGCCTGGGTTGGCCAGAACGCGGTCATTAAGGGGACGTCCTTTATTTATGAGGATGCTGTGGTTACAGGAGATGCGCTTCTTGAGCGCTCGCACGTGTATGGTCAGGCACGGGTTGCAGGTGAGGCGCGTCTTTACAGCGGTTCGTCGGTTTGCGACTCGGCGCAGGTCACGGGTACTGCAAGTATTTTTGGCACGACGGTGCGTGATGAGGCGAAAATTACTGACGGCACCATAGTTAATTGCTGGATTGAGGGGCGAGCCCATGTGGAAGCAACGATTCCCGATAAGGCGGATTTGTCCGGTGAGGCGCAGATCCTTGTTCCTGAACACTGTGAGGTGTTCCGGCCGGTGGGTGGGAATGACTGCATGGTGACGGTGGCACGCACCGTGCATGGTGAAGCCAAGGCGTGGGTGAGCACTTTCGAGACTGAGCAGGGGTGGGGCGAGACAGTTGAGGAGCTTGAGCGGCATCTTGACGCCCAAGGGGTGGCCGAGCCGTTTCGCGAAAGTCTTAGCATTGCCAAGCGGCGTGTCCTGCGTGAGAGTGCGGAAGAACCCGACGAGGAGTTGTGCTTCGAGCTCACCGATGAAAAGCGTGTGCTTGACGACGGCACCACGGTGTTTCGGATACGGTCACTGTGTGACCATGATTTGTTGTGGGTGTCGAAGGGGGATTTGGGTGGTTGGGTTCCTTCAACCCACTCGCCCCAGGGGAAACCGAGGATTTCGGGGCAGTCGTGGTTGGGTGATGATGCCATGATCCTTGGGAACGGAAGTATCACGAGCCATTCTTTAGTGGGCGAATCAGCGTGCATTAAGGATCAAGCCCACATCAGTAGGAGCCGTGTCGTGGGCGAGGTTGTGGTGTCGGGGGATTCGCGTGTTGAGGGCAGTTGTATCTATGGGTGTGGGGAATTGGCGGGGCAGTCCTGGGTGAATGCTGAAGGGACTTTAGAGATCACTGGCACAATTTTCGACGGCTGGATCACCTCCTTTACTGATCACCGCAGGTTTGGCCCCACCAGCACTGGGCTGCTTGTGTGTGCCACTCGGCAAAAGAATGGGAAGGCGCACTTCACAGCCCGGGTTGATGGAACCGAACGCATAGGTTCACTTCACGAGCTGTTAGCAACAGATGATGATGAGGTTCAGGTACTGCGCAGGCTTATCACCACAGTATTAAAGGAATGGGATCTTTAA
- a CDS encoding LbetaH domain-containing protein, whose translation MLTPHFELTHESRLAPTGELVFRIRAIRDIPERFVKAGDLGGWVSSVYTSTSTLRIGPQAWVAGDAVVAGDATIADNALVYDRAVIFGNAHIGGYARVHGRARVSGDAVVKDQARVNETAHIRDQVAITENAVVSGNSRVLESAQVAGNARVEGNSYLSGHAQVAGDTYLDDAIVSDEARVDGRTLLRDGRAIDNAHVTGSAVLFHTTVSEDAVVTAGPLTECYVEGKAKVAAGVPDNADLSGDTEILSPRHCEVFQPLGVPDCPITVARTAAGEPLVYFDPLNPEIETIDDLDKYLDAQGLAAPFRQSLSLAKQRVMRDIPAVEEDTSLCFELTDITKTLDDGTTVYRIRATCDIEQWCVSAGDLGGWVPSTHTPEGILRIGPLSWLADDAMILGSAYITNKSIALDNACIKDHAVVQDSGRAIGNVTLSDETCVKGGTVLGDGELTGRSYVGNEAGIEVAGTIPDAWINSTTDHRRFGPTSTDTMIYLTRQRDNKAQILVTMGGVWDEGSLDEFVPANPVAAQFNERDWWQLFGTHGLLAEQSPQLQHLVMEEYAQLRKLITIVLKQWDA comes from the coding sequence ATGCTCACACCACACTTTGAGCTGACACACGAATCTCGCCTTGCACCCACCGGCGAGCTGGTGTTTCGGATCCGGGCGATACGTGACATTCCCGAACGTTTCGTGAAAGCAGGCGATCTAGGCGGGTGGGTGAGCAGTGTGTACACGTCGACAAGCACACTGCGGATCGGGCCGCAGGCGTGGGTGGCTGGCGATGCTGTTGTGGCAGGTGACGCTACTATCGCAGATAATGCGTTGGTGTATGATCGCGCAGTAATTTTCGGAAACGCACACATTGGTGGATACGCCCGGGTGCATGGGCGGGCGCGGGTGAGTGGTGACGCGGTGGTCAAAGATCAGGCGCGGGTGAATGAAACCGCACACATTCGCGACCAAGTAGCCATCACAGAAAATGCCGTTGTGTCTGGGAATTCACGAGTTTTGGAATCAGCGCAGGTCGCCGGGAACGCGCGTGTTGAAGGGAACTCGTATCTATCTGGACATGCACAAGTTGCAGGGGATACTTATCTCGACGATGCTATCGTCAGCGATGAAGCGCGTGTGGATGGGCGAACACTACTTCGTGATGGACGTGCTATAGATAATGCGCATGTTACTGGCAGCGCCGTGCTCTTTCATACAACCGTCAGTGAAGACGCGGTGGTCACAGCAGGGCCATTGACGGAATGCTATGTGGAAGGGAAAGCAAAAGTTGCTGCCGGTGTCCCCGACAACGCGGACCTTAGTGGGGATACGGAAATCCTGAGCCCACGTCACTGCGAAGTTTTTCAGCCACTTGGGGTGCCCGACTGCCCGATAACGGTGGCGCGGACCGCAGCCGGTGAACCATTAGTGTACTTCGACCCCTTGAACCCTGAGATAGAAACCATTGATGATCTGGATAAATATCTTGATGCGCAGGGGCTAGCCGCCCCGTTTCGCCAAAGTCTTAGCTTGGCCAAACAGCGGGTGATGCGCGATATTCCAGCGGTGGAGGAGGACACGTCGCTGTGTTTCGAGCTCACCGACATTACGAAAACGCTTGACGACGGCACAACGGTGTACCGCATTCGCGCGACCTGTGACATTGAGCAATGGTGCGTATCCGCAGGCGACCTGGGTGGTTGGGTGCCCAGTACGCACACACCCGAAGGGATCCTGCGGATCGGACCTCTATCCTGGCTGGCCGATGATGCCATGATCCTTGGCAGCGCCTACATCACAAACAAATCTATTGCCCTTGACAATGCGTGTATCAAAGACCACGCCGTGGTACAAGACAGCGGACGAGCGATCGGCAACGTCACCCTATCGGACGAAACCTGCGTGAAAGGCGGAACAGTACTCGGCGATGGTGAGCTGACCGGTCGTTCCTATGTAGGCAACGAAGCCGGGATTGAGGTTGCGGGCACCATCCCCGATGCGTGGATCAACTCCACAACCGATCACCGTCGGTTCGGACCCACCAGTACTGACACCATGATCTATCTGACTAGGCAACGAGACAATAAGGCGCAGATTCTGGTGACCATGGGTGGAGTCTGGGATGAAGGATCGCTAGATGAATTTGTTCCCGCGAACCCAGTCGCAGCACAATTCAACGAACGTGACTGGTGGCAATTGTTTGGCACCCACGGGTTACTTGCTGAGCAATCACCGCAGCTTCAACACCTAGTGATGGAAGAATACGCGCAGCTACGGAAATTAATCACCATCGTATTAAAGCAATGGGACGCATAA